The Mixophyes fleayi isolate aMixFle1 chromosome 1, aMixFle1.hap1, whole genome shotgun sequence genome includes a region encoding these proteins:
- the AP5S1 gene encoding AP-5 complex subunit sigma-1 codes for MVYGFIIYTMGSVPGGSPKPCRVLYSRLFHCDLVDEKLRSDDDLEEEMVRRKDQIAVVARQAESMCQLRRQVSGRPASDFVVHSLDEAISLHEDDVGVFALSAGDPFSQEMIVLWVGVYSLGFSLICDSQDNLPLAESTLRMVVKYLVDSLKLLTHSSNAILRADKIEMSLDSFIPQGHLLFLNHQAVQVLEKELNGSMTL; via the exons ATGGTCTACGGGTTCATTATCTACACCATGGGGAGCGTACCAGGAGGGAGCCCCAAGCCGTGCCGAGTCCTGTACTCTCGACTCTTTCACTGTGATCTGGTGGATGAGAAGCTGAGGTCTGACGATGATCTGGAGGAGGAGATGGTGAGACGGAAGGATCAGATTGCTGTAGTAGCCAG GCAGGCAGAGTCGATGTGTCAGCTGAGACGTCAGGTATCTGGACGGCCAGCGAGTGACTTTGTCGTCCATTCATTGGATGAAGCCATCTCCCTCCATGAAGACGATGTTGGGGTGTTTGCCCTCTCCGCGGGGGACCCGTTCTCTCAGGAGATGATTGTCCTGTGGGTTGGGGTCTATTCTCTCGGCTTCTCGCTGATCTGCGACTCCCAGGACAACCTCCCTTTGGCTGAGAGCACCTTGAGGATGGTGGTGAAGTACCTGGTGGATTCTCTCAAGCTCCTGACTCACAGCAGTAACGCGATCCTCCGAGCGGACAAGATTGAGATGAGTCTGGACAGTTTTATTCCTCAGGGACATCTTTTGTTTCTCAACCACCAAGCGGTGCAGGTCTTAGAGAAGGAGCTGAACGGCTCTATGACGCTCTAG